The Bacillota bacterium genome includes a window with the following:
- a CDS encoding pitrilysin family protein: MEFKMIEDKRLSEKLLYAKHETGLNIFICPKPELSKTYAMFGTKYGSIDRTFKTEEDADFVTVPDGIAHFLEHKMFENETGEDVFAQFGDLGASANAFTSFDKTVYEFSCTENFEKSLEVLLFFVQSPYFTAETVQKEQGIIGQEIRMYEDSATWRVFFNLLGAMYKEHPVNIDIAGTIDSISKINADILYKCYNTFYTPANMVLCICGNVTEEEVSRAADKSLREIPSPKFERSYPSEDNSVVQHEIRQKMSISIPYFNIGIKDTDFNLSPGERAKREAVMSVLLDAFAGNNSKLYKKLYEQGLINDSFGSEYTLSDSFAHTIFGGESKDPEKVFSIICEEIESFKNNKVDVRTFERSKKAVYGRNIASLDRTDSIVYMMISSYFMDTNFIEMFYAYDKIMVDDLNEILDKWTPEVMSLSIIDPLH, from the coding sequence ATGGAATTTAAAATGATTGAAGATAAGCGTCTCTCAGAGAAGCTCCTATATGCCAAACATGAAACAGGTCTTAATATTTTTATCTGTCCCAAGCCTGAACTCAGCAAGACTTATGCTATGTTCGGAACAAAATACGGTTCTATAGACAGAACGTTTAAAACTGAGGAAGATGCGGATTTCGTAACTGTCCCTGACGGAATTGCACATTTTTTAGAGCATAAAATGTTTGAAAATGAAACCGGAGAAGATGTATTCGCACAGTTCGGGGATCTTGGAGCATCTGCGAATGCTTTCACCAGTTTTGACAAGACTGTTTATGAATTTTCCTGCACAGAAAATTTTGAGAAGTCACTTGAAGTCCTTCTCTTTTTTGTCCAGTCGCCATACTTTACTGCTGAAACTGTGCAGAAAGAACAGGGCATCATTGGACAGGAGATACGCATGTATGAAGACTCAGCGACATGGCGCGTATTTTTTAATCTGCTTGGAGCTATGTATAAAGAACATCCTGTAAATATAGACATTGCGGGAACAATAGACTCTATCTCTAAAATAAATGCCGATATTCTTTATAAATGCTATAATACGTTTTATACTCCTGCAAATATGGTGCTTTGCATATGCGGCAATGTCACAGAGGAGGAGGTATCACGTGCGGCAGATAAAAGCTTACGTGAAATCCCGTCCCCAAAGTTTGAACGCTCATATCCCAGCGAGGATAATTCTGTCGTTCAGCATGAGATCCGTCAGAAAATGTCTATATCGATCCCCTATTTCAATATAGGCATTAAAGACACCGATTTTAATCTATCACCCGGTGAAAGGGCTAAACGCGAGGCTGTAATGTCAGTGCTCCTTGATGCGTTTGCCGGGAATAATTCAAAATTATATAAAAAATTATACGAACAGGGACTTATAAACGATTCTTTTGGAAGCGAATATACACTTTCGGACAGTTTTGCCCATACGATATTCGGCGGAGAATCTAAAGATCCTGAGAAAGTTTTCTCTATAATCTGCGAAGAAATAGAATCCTTTAAAAACAACAAGGTCGATGTAAGAACATTTGAACGAAGCAAAAAAGCCGTATATGGTCGTAATATCGCTTCACTGGACAGAACAGACAGTATCGTATATATGATGATTTCGTCCTATTTCATGGATACGAATTTTATTGAAATGTTCTATGCATATGATAAAATAATGGTTGACGACTTAAACGAGATACTCGATAAATGGACGCCGGAAGTAATGAGTCTCTCAATTATTGACCCTCTGCACTAA